In the genome of Ancylomarina subtilis, one region contains:
- a CDS encoding TolC family protein has protein sequence MKKIFLVALLFSLVLGVKAQEKWSLKKCIDYANEHNISLQLKKLDADVQANNTKQSKLDMLPSLRGGVDYGFNYGRTLNSTNTYSDQNIESGSLSVSSNLTLFEGFKKRNTLKQNELDLKASLQDVEKAKEDLALNITSYYLDILFKKELLQVAKDQLKITQLQIERTEVLVEAGTLPKGTLMEQKAQAAQEDLTVVNSQNNLDLSLLDLAQLLDLEQIENFDISIPQLPVVNATQSMIDPESVFSNSLKFRPGIKSANLRLESSEKGLSIAKSQRTPSLSMYASWGSSYSNDFPEIGTLVDGTGNPILDDLGNPQRTVIRSEMRLSDQLRSRERKAFGFQLNIPIFNGGIVNRNISNAKVNIDRSRLNLENTKNVLRKEIQQAHANAIAAMKKYFSSQTAVSSTEEAFRYTEEKFNLGLVNSVDYNEAKNNLLRSKSNLLQAKYEYIFRTKIIDFYNGVEISL, from the coding sequence ATGAAAAAAATATTCCTAGTTGCTCTTCTGTTTTCTTTAGTGTTGGGTGTTAAAGCCCAGGAAAAATGGAGTCTAAAGAAATGTATCGATTACGCGAACGAGCACAATATATCACTTCAACTTAAAAAGTTGGATGCTGATGTTCAGGCAAATAATACCAAACAGTCAAAATTAGATATGCTACCAAGTTTAAGAGGTGGAGTTGATTATGGGTTTAATTATGGACGTACATTAAATAGTACCAATACTTATTCTGATCAAAACATTGAGAGCGGTTCATTATCAGTATCATCAAACTTGACTTTGTTTGAGGGGTTTAAGAAAAGGAACACACTTAAGCAGAATGAATTGGATTTAAAAGCATCACTTCAGGATGTAGAGAAAGCTAAAGAGGATTTAGCCTTAAATATTACGTCCTATTATTTGGATATTTTATTCAAAAAAGAACTCCTTCAAGTAGCAAAAGATCAACTAAAGATTACTCAATTACAGATTGAAAGAACTGAAGTTTTAGTTGAAGCAGGTACCTTGCCTAAAGGAACATTAATGGAGCAGAAAGCTCAGGCTGCTCAGGAAGATTTAACAGTAGTTAATTCACAAAATAATCTAGATTTGAGCTTGTTGGATTTAGCTCAATTATTAGATTTGGAACAAATTGAGAACTTCGATATTTCCATTCCTCAACTACCTGTTGTTAATGCTACTCAGTCGATGATCGATCCAGAATCGGTATTTTCAAATTCATTGAAATTTCGACCAGGGATTAAGTCTGCAAATTTAAGATTGGAAAGTTCAGAGAAAGGACTTAGTATAGCTAAAAGTCAAAGAACACCTTCTTTATCCATGTATGCTTCTTGGGGATCATCTTATTCAAATGATTTTCCTGAGATTGGGACATTGGTTGATGGTACTGGAAATCCAATTTTAGATGATTTAGGTAATCCACAAAGAACTGTTATTCGTTCTGAAATGAGACTTTCTGATCAATTAAGAAGTCGAGAGAGAAAAGCATTCGGGTTTCAGTTGAATATCCCAATATTTAATGGTGGAATAGTAAATAGGAATATCAGTAATGCCAAGGTCAATATCGATCGTTCCAGATTGAATTTAGAGAATACAAAGAATGTGCTACGTAAGGAAATTCAACAGGCACATGCTAATGCTATTGCAGCCATGAAAAAATATTTCTCGAGTCAGACTGCTGTATCTTCTACTGAAGAGGCCTTCCGTTATACCGAAGAGAAATTTAATTTAGGATTGGTAAATTCGGTTGATTACAATGAAGCAAAAAATAATCTGTTAAGATCGAAATCGAATTTGTTACAAGCTAAATACGAATACATTTTTAGAACAAAAATCATAGACTTCTATAATGGAGTCGAAATCAGTTTATAG
- a CDS encoding efflux RND transporter periplasmic adaptor subunit codes for MKKVFRIVLIVFFIGLFLGTIGFLYNKSQEKPELYDTKSPEITDIVKKTVATGSVIPRKEIKIKPQGVSGIVETLFVEPGQMLKKGDKIAKIKIIPDMINLNSAESRVERAQINFEDAQINYNRDKLLYEKKVISEADFQKPRLAFRSAQEELKSAKDNLQLIKEGVTSKSGAVTNTIIRSTIEGMILDIPVKEGYSVIQSNTFNEGTTVAIVADMGEMIFQGKVDETEVGKIKQGMNLKLTIGAIEDYKFNAHLEYISPKGVAENGAIQFEIKASVELDNDHFIRSGYSANAEIVLDKREKVLAVNESLLEFSNDSSFVNIETAPQVFEKRFVKTGLSDGINIEILDGISKDDKIKGEKMSKIEQMKEMKRKKDEEKKKKKKSNS; via the coding sequence ATGAAAAAAGTTTTTAGAATTGTATTGATCGTATTCTTTATCGGTCTTTTTTTAGGAACCATAGGTTTCCTTTACAATAAATCACAAGAGAAACCTGAGCTGTACGATACAAAATCTCCGGAGATTACCGATATCGTAAAAAAGACAGTTGCTACTGGCTCTGTTATTCCTAGAAAAGAAATTAAAATTAAACCTCAAGGGGTGTCTGGTATTGTTGAAACCTTGTTTGTTGAGCCAGGTCAGATGTTAAAAAAAGGAGATAAGATTGCTAAAATCAAGATTATTCCTGATATGATTAATCTGAATTCAGCAGAGTCAAGGGTTGAAAGAGCTCAAATTAATTTTGAAGATGCTCAGATTAATTACAACCGTGATAAGTTACTTTATGAGAAAAAAGTGATTTCTGAAGCAGATTTCCAAAAGCCACGTTTAGCTTTTCGTAGTGCGCAAGAAGAATTAAAGTCAGCTAAGGATAATCTTCAGTTAATAAAGGAGGGGGTTACTTCTAAGTCAGGCGCTGTGACTAATACAATTATTCGATCGACCATTGAGGGGATGATTCTTGATATTCCGGTTAAGGAAGGTTATTCTGTTATTCAGAGTAATACCTTTAATGAAGGAACAACCGTTGCTATCGTAGCGGATATGGGGGAGATGATTTTTCAGGGTAAAGTTGATGAAACTGAGGTTGGAAAAATTAAACAAGGTATGAATCTGAAATTAACTATTGGTGCGATTGAGGATTATAAGTTTAATGCTCACCTGGAATATATTTCACCTAAAGGCGTTGCCGAAAATGGAGCCATTCAGTTCGAAATTAAGGCATCTGTTGAGTTGGATAATGACCACTTTATTCGTTCAGGTTATAGTGCTAATGCCGAAATTGTTCTTGACAAACGTGAGAAGGTATTGGCCGTAAATGAGAGTTTGTTAGAGTTTAGTAACGATTCCAGTTTTGTAAATATTGAAACAGCACCTCAGGTTTTTGAAAAGCGTTTCGTTAAAACAGGTTTATCGGATGGTATTAATATCGAAATCCTAGATGGAATAAGTAAAGATGACAAAATCAAGGGCGAGAAGATGTCTAAGATTGAGCAGATGAAGGAGATGAAGAGAAAGAAGGATGAGGAGAAGAAGAAAAAGAAAAAATCTAACAGCTAA
- a CDS encoding ABC transporter permease, which yields MFDLDKWQEITSALKKNKLRTALTGSGVMFGILILVTLLGLGMGFQNRMKSNLGNLATNSTIFWTEKTTKTFKGLPRNRSFQFDNTDLIAMKRSIPEIEDVAPQINAWSGGANYNTFKKEKKGNFKIKGTSPEMNRVVPVDVLTGRFINENDLKEMRKVITIGPRVVELMFEDDEEPIGQYLKINGIFFQIIGTVKPLSRNMGMSDDIVQMPYTTLQKIYNRGEKFNVFMATAKVGESVEDIEDNIISLLARRHKISPDDEEAFGHFNLAKIFNKIFGLFNSIGFLFWVIGFGVLITGIIGVSNIMHVVVKERTREIGVKRAIGARPLSIVSQIVTESVFLTTFAGFWGLVIGVLIVEAAGKMTAGDPNAMIMNPYVDIKVAFVALGVLVVFGCIAGLLPAQRAMKIKPVDALRYE from the coding sequence ATGTTCGATTTGGATAAATGGCAGGAAATTACGTCTGCTCTCAAGAAAAATAAATTAAGAACGGCTCTGACAGGCTCAGGGGTGATGTTTGGGATTTTGATCTTAGTCACTCTTTTGGGGCTGGGAATGGGGTTTCAAAATAGAATGAAATCAAACCTGGGGAACTTGGCAACGAATTCAACCATCTTTTGGACTGAAAAAACGACAAAAACTTTTAAAGGTCTACCTAGAAATCGAAGCTTTCAGTTTGATAATACGGATTTGATTGCGATGAAACGATCAATTCCTGAAATTGAGGATGTTGCACCTCAGATTAATGCATGGAGTGGCGGAGCTAATTATAATACGTTTAAAAAAGAGAAAAAAGGGAATTTTAAGATTAAGGGGACTTCACCAGAAATGAATAGGGTGGTTCCGGTAGATGTTCTTACTGGACGATTCATCAATGAAAATGATCTGAAAGAGATGAGAAAGGTGATAACGATCGGACCTCGGGTAGTCGAACTCATGTTTGAAGATGATGAGGAACCCATAGGACAGTATTTGAAGATAAATGGGATCTTCTTTCAAATTATTGGAACCGTTAAACCATTGAGTCGTAATATGGGGATGAGTGATGATATTGTTCAAATGCCCTATACCACACTTCAAAAAATATACAACAGAGGTGAGAAATTCAACGTTTTTATGGCAACAGCAAAGGTTGGCGAGTCTGTTGAGGATATTGAAGACAATATCATTAGTCTTTTGGCTCGTCGACACAAAATAAGCCCTGATGATGAAGAAGCTTTTGGTCATTTTAATCTGGCTAAAATCTTCAATAAAATATTTGGCTTGTTTAATAGCATTGGCTTTCTGTTTTGGGTGATTGGTTTTGGCGTTCTTATAACGGGAATTATTGGTGTTAGCAACATTATGCATGTTGTGGTAAAAGAACGAACCCGTGAAATTGGGGTGAAACGAGCCATTGGCGCCAGACCGCTATCTATTGTTAGTCAGATAGTTACTGAATCTGTTTTTCTAACCACCTTTGCAGGCTTCTGGGGTTTGGTTATCGGAGTCCTGATAGTGGAGGCGGCTGGTAAAATGACCGCGGGCGATCCCAATGCGATGATAATGAATCCTTATGTTGATATAAAAGTGGCCTTTGTTGCCCTTGGCGTTTTGGTTGTCTTTGGCTGTATTGCAGGCTTATTGCCGGCACAGAGAGCCATGAAGATCAAACCAGTGGATGCTTTACGTTACGAATAA
- a CDS encoding ABC transporter permease — MFDRDKWNEIFSTIRKNKTRTFLTGFSVATGIFMLIFLLGAGRGLRNGMKDVFAQDATNSMQIWGGRTTKAYKGTPEGKWIQMVNADLESLKKSIGKIDAISAMSYIPGAEVISYKDNFGNFNVSPIHDTYKEIKNFDVIEGRFLNKIDIAEHRKVVIIQDEVEKILFPKETSLGKFININKIKFKVVGVFIKKDFEENSRDIYIPITVAQKIFNNNDHLRRISFTLDNVSVEESKEIEKQITYKMAAIHNFSREDRNALWIQNNIENSKQFSAMFSGIEKFVWIIGIFTILLGVIGVFNIMMIVVKERTKEIGIRKAIGASPASVISLVLMESIFITAASGYFGLIAGVGLLEMISKFNWIEKLYPPAAIYFLNPQVDLGIAVGATIVLVVTGALAGFFPARRAASIQPIDALRDE, encoded by the coding sequence ATGTTTGATAGAGATAAATGGAACGAGATCTTCAGTACCATTAGAAAAAATAAAACACGAACCTTTCTTACTGGATTTTCTGTCGCTACAGGGATTTTCATGCTTATTTTCCTGTTAGGGGCCGGTAGAGGGCTGCGAAATGGAATGAAGGATGTTTTCGCTCAGGATGCGACAAACAGTATGCAGATATGGGGTGGACGAACCACTAAGGCTTATAAGGGGACTCCTGAAGGGAAGTGGATTCAAATGGTAAATGCCGATTTAGAGAGTCTTAAAAAGTCGATTGGTAAAATAGATGCTATTTCTGCAATGAGCTATATTCCGGGAGCAGAAGTTATATCTTATAAAGATAATTTTGGAAACTTTAATGTTTCTCCAATTCATGATACCTATAAGGAGATAAAGAACTTTGATGTTATCGAAGGACGCTTTCTTAATAAAATCGATATTGCAGAGCATCGTAAGGTTGTAATTATTCAGGATGAAGTAGAAAAAATCTTATTCCCTAAGGAGACTTCTCTGGGAAAATTCATCAATATCAATAAGATCAAGTTTAAGGTTGTTGGTGTTTTCATAAAGAAAGATTTTGAAGAGAATTCCCGTGATATTTACATCCCAATTACAGTCGCTCAGAAAATTTTTAATAATAATGATCATTTGCGTCGTATATCTTTTACTCTGGATAATGTGTCTGTAGAGGAAAGTAAAGAAATTGAGAAGCAGATTACTTATAAAATGGCTGCCATACACAATTTTAGTCGAGAAGATAGAAATGCATTATGGATTCAGAATAATATTGAGAATTCAAAGCAGTTTTCAGCCATGTTTAGTGGCATCGAAAAATTTGTCTGGATCATCGGGATTTTTACAATTCTACTGGGTGTTATTGGTGTTTTCAATATCATGATGATTGTTGTAAAAGAAAGAACCAAAGAGATTGGTATTCGAAAAGCAATTGGAGCTTCTCCAGCTTCGGTTATATCTCTTGTGTTGATGGAATCCATCTTTATTACAGCTGCTTCAGGATATTTTGGACTGATTGCCGGTGTGGGCTTGCTGGAAATGATTAGTAAATTCAATTGGATTGAGAAGTTATACCCTCCGGCTGCAATTTATTTCTTAAACCCTCAAGTAGATTTAGGAATAGCCGTTGGTGCAACAATTGTTCTTGTTGTTACGGGTGCTTTGGCCGGATTTTTCCCGGCACGACGAGCTGCGTCTATTCAACCGATTGATGCACTTAGAGATGAATAG
- a CDS encoding ABC transporter ATP-binding protein, translating to MIRLKNIHKSYITGANKLHVLKGIDLHIKEGELVSIMGSSGSGKSTLLNILGLLDTHDEGTYILNDQEIKSMSETKAAKLRNNLLGFVFQSFNLISFKNAMENVALPLYYQKVSRKKRNKLAVEYLDRMGLKEWAEHMPNELSGGQKQRVAISRAMITNPKIILADEPTGALDSQTSLEVMELLREINRTGITVIIVTHEMDIAEMTDRVINLKDGCIESIIEHNHSLDGIESILKREKITE from the coding sequence ATGATTCGACTAAAAAATATTCATAAATCTTATATTACTGGAGCGAATAAGCTGCATGTTCTTAAGGGAATTGATTTGCATATAAAAGAGGGCGAACTGGTTTCAATTATGGGTTCCTCAGGCTCAGGTAAGTCAACCCTTCTAAATATTTTAGGTCTTTTGGATACCCATGACGAGGGGACTTATATTCTGAATGATCAGGAAATAAAATCGATGAGTGAAACTAAGGCTGCAAAACTTAGGAATAACCTGTTGGGATTTGTATTTCAATCGTTCAACCTGATTTCGTTTAAAAATGCCATGGAGAATGTGGCACTTCCTTTATATTATCAAAAAGTATCTCGTAAAAAACGGAATAAGCTTGCTGTTGAGTATCTCGATAGAATGGGATTAAAAGAGTGGGCTGAACACATGCCAAATGAATTGTCAGGTGGTCAAAAACAAAGGGTTGCTATCTCAAGAGCGATGATTACTAATCCGAAGATTATTCTTGCTGATGAACCCACTGGTGCCCTTGATTCGCAAACCTCGCTAGAGGTTATGGAGCTCTTAAGAGAAATTAATCGTACAGGAATTACGGTAATTATTGTTACTCACGAAATGGACATTGCTGAGATGACAGACAGAGTGATCAATTTAAAAGATGGATGTATTGAATCTATTATTGAGCACAATCATTCTTTGGATGGTATCGAATCAATTCTCAAAAGAGAAAAAATCACGGAGTAA
- a CDS encoding deoxyguanosinetriphosphate triphosphohydrolase — translation MMTNVIEIQQNNMNWNQLLSAKRFGQEDRVAIDEHEIRSQFQRDYDRLIFSSPFRRLQNKTQVFPLPGSIFVHNRLTHSLEVSSVGRSLGNLLTEKLASSKKYENNPYLAGIGNIVATACLAHDLGNPPFGHSGEEALSYYFTHGKGKKLENQFTTEQWADLCNFEGNANAFRLLTHAFNGRRKGGFALTYSSIAAVIKYPWEAYKIPEVGKRKYGFFNTEKENYEKVATELGIPEIKPGIFARHPLVYLVEAADDICYQIMDIEDAHKLKILSTDETKRLLLNFYDETDDRNIIARIAETCEEVSDTNEQIAYIRAGVIGKLIKECVTAFVENEDQIMAGEFTSTLIKEVSESSKIAYKTCTKVAVSKIYKHRSVLEIELAGYKILGTLLQEFVEATLDPDNFYSKKLLSLIPEQYNHNGNDEYLKIMSILDFVSGMTDVFALDLYRTIKGIKLPDTY, via the coding sequence ATGATGACAAATGTTATCGAAATTCAACAAAATAACATGAACTGGAACCAACTATTATCTGCTAAACGATTCGGTCAGGAAGATCGTGTCGCAATTGACGAACATGAAATTCGATCACAATTTCAACGCGATTACGATCGTTTAATTTTCTCGTCCCCTTTTAGAAGACTTCAAAATAAAACTCAAGTATTTCCTTTACCTGGAAGCATTTTCGTTCACAATAGATTAACTCATAGTCTGGAGGTTTCAAGCGTAGGGCGTTCATTAGGAAATCTTTTAACTGAGAAACTTGCCAGTTCAAAGAAATATGAAAATAATCCCTACCTGGCTGGGATAGGTAATATTGTTGCCACGGCTTGTTTGGCACACGACCTTGGCAATCCACCTTTCGGCCATTCGGGTGAGGAGGCCCTATCCTACTATTTTACACATGGCAAAGGCAAAAAGCTGGAAAATCAGTTTACAACAGAACAGTGGGCAGATCTTTGCAACTTTGAGGGTAATGCAAATGCTTTCCGACTGTTAACACATGCTTTTAACGGTCGGCGAAAAGGAGGCTTTGCTCTGACCTACTCGAGCATTGCTGCTGTTATAAAATACCCATGGGAAGCCTATAAAATTCCAGAAGTTGGGAAACGCAAATATGGCTTCTTCAATACCGAAAAAGAGAACTATGAAAAAGTAGCCACAGAGCTGGGCATTCCGGAAATTAAACCGGGTATTTTTGCGCGTCACCCTCTTGTGTATTTGGTTGAAGCTGCCGATGATATTTGTTATCAGATTATGGATATTGAAGATGCTCACAAACTGAAAATCTTATCAACGGACGAAACCAAACGTTTGTTATTGAATTTTTATGATGAAACGGATGATCGCAATATCATTGCACGCATTGCAGAGACTTGTGAAGAGGTGAGTGACACCAATGAGCAAATCGCTTATATCAGAGCTGGTGTTATCGGTAAATTAATAAAAGAGTGCGTGACGGCCTTTGTTGAAAATGAAGACCAAATAATGGCTGGTGAATTTACATCTACCCTGATCAAAGAAGTTTCTGAAAGCTCGAAAATTGCCTATAAAACATGTACAAAAGTTGCTGTTTCAAAAATATACAAACACCGATCTGTTCTCGAAATTGAATTGGCTGGATATAAAATACTAGGCACTTTACTTCAAGAATTTGTAGAAGCGACTTTAGATCCTGATAATTTTTATTCTAAGAAACTTTTATCACTGATTCCTGAACAATACAATCACAATGGCAATGATGAGTATTTAAAAATCATGTCGATATTAGACTTTGTTTCAGGGATGACAGATGTTTTTGCTTTGGATCTTTACCGAACGATAAAAGGAATAAAACTGCCTGATACTTATTAA
- the purD gene encoding phosphoribosylamine--glycine ligase encodes MKVLVLGSGGREHAFAWKIAQSNKLEKLYVAPGNAGTAEIAENVNINPNDFEKVKSFVLDKEINMVIVGPEDPLVNGIHDFFLEDAELSKIAVIGPEKAAAQMEGSKDFAKDFMARHQIPTAQYKSITSENLEEGYQFLESLKAPYVLKADGLAAGKGVLIIDNLDEAKQSLKEMIGGMFGAASATVVIEEFLSGIELSVFVLTDGKNYKVLAEAKDYKRIGEGDTGLNTGGMGAISPVHFANKEFMTKVEERIIKPTIEGFQKDKTPFVGFVFIGLMKVENDPFVIEYNVRMGDPETEVVLPRIKSDFLDLMVAVADKKLEQFELELDERTVSTVMLVSGGYPEAYEKGKVISGLDQVSESIVFHAGTTNNNNEVVTNGGRVIAVSSYGENLANALEKSFSNAEKIQFEGKYYRKDIGFDLQ; translated from the coding sequence ATGAAAGTACTTGTATTAGGATCAGGAGGTAGAGAACATGCATTTGCATGGAAAATCGCTCAAAGCAATAAGCTTGAAAAACTATATGTTGCTCCGGGAAATGCCGGAACTGCTGAAATTGCAGAAAATGTCAACATCAATCCAAACGATTTTGAAAAAGTAAAAAGCTTTGTTCTCGACAAAGAAATCAATATGGTTATTGTTGGTCCTGAAGATCCTTTGGTGAATGGGATTCACGATTTCTTTTTGGAAGACGCCGAGCTGAGTAAAATTGCTGTCATCGGTCCTGAAAAAGCGGCTGCACAAATGGAAGGTAGCAAGGATTTCGCCAAAGATTTCATGGCACGTCATCAAATTCCAACGGCCCAATACAAAAGTATAACATCGGAAAATCTTGAAGAAGGTTATCAGTTTCTTGAAAGCTTAAAAGCACCCTACGTGCTTAAAGCTGATGGATTAGCTGCCGGGAAAGGTGTTTTAATTATCGACAATCTGGACGAAGCCAAACAATCATTAAAAGAAATGATTGGTGGCATGTTTGGTGCAGCAAGTGCAACGGTTGTTATCGAAGAGTTTTTATCTGGAATTGAGCTTTCTGTTTTTGTTTTAACAGATGGCAAAAACTACAAAGTTCTTGCCGAGGCGAAGGATTACAAACGCATTGGTGAAGGTGATACCGGTTTGAACACGGGTGGTATGGGAGCCATTTCTCCTGTTCATTTTGCCAACAAGGAATTCATGACTAAGGTTGAAGAACGAATCATCAAGCCAACCATTGAAGGTTTCCAAAAAGACAAGACTCCTTTTGTAGGTTTCGTCTTTATAGGTTTGATGAAGGTTGAGAATGATCCCTTTGTAATTGAATACAATGTCAGAATGGGTGATCCTGAAACTGAGGTGGTATTGCCACGCATCAAATCCGATTTCCTTGATCTGATGGTAGCCGTTGCTGATAAAAAACTCGAGCAATTCGAATTGGAATTAGACGAAAGAACAGTCTCAACAGTCATGTTGGTTTCAGGCGGATATCCTGAGGCTTATGAAAAAGGGAAAGTAATCAGTGGACTTGATCAGGTTTCAGAAAGTATCGTTTTCCACGCTGGCACAACAAATAACAACAATGAAGTTGTAACCAATGGCGGACGTGTGATAGCAGTCAGTTCGTACGGCGAAAATCTTGCTAATGCGCTTGAAAAATCGTTCAGCAATGCAGAAAAGATCCAATTCGAAGGCAAATATTACAGAAAAGATATTGGTTTCGATTTACAATAA
- a CDS encoding PspC domain-containing protein, with translation MQRLYKSNDRKLAGVCGGLSHYINPELDPIIVRTIALVVCLFNPFLAIAYLVLALILPDNPVRVVD, from the coding sequence ATGCAACGATTATATAAATCAAACGATAGAAAACTGGCTGGGGTATGTGGCGGTTTATCGCACTATATAAACCCTGAGCTCGATCCGATAATTGTCAGAACCATTGCTTTAGTAGTTTGTTTATTCAACCCTTTTTTAGCTATTGCTTATTTAGTTCTGGCTCTGATTTTACCAGATAACCCGGTTCGGGTTGTCGATTGA
- a CDS encoding DUF4252 domain-containing protein: MKKVAIILMVILFPVLVNAQTKGEKLHDKFSKLDEFSSFSFSGGFLKNLDFDVDEDEIEKNIKGDCDDIKLLSYKHENGVEVKFKKIVMSTLTSGRYKEVLDDIDKDDDSDEIHFYALGKGKRFSEFHLLHSNGNRTSLVSFFGDFHIDELKTLSKYKFD, translated from the coding sequence ATGAAAAAAGTAGCAATAATCCTAATGGTAATCCTTTTTCCGGTGCTTGTAAATGCACAAACAAAGGGAGAGAAACTTCACGACAAGTTCTCAAAACTTGATGAGTTCAGCAGTTTTTCATTTTCAGGAGGTTTCCTGAAGAATCTTGATTTTGATGTTGACGAAGACGAAATAGAGAAAAATATCAAGGGTGACTGCGATGACATTAAGCTCTTATCTTATAAGCATGAGAATGGGGTTGAAGTGAAATTTAAGAAAATAGTCATGTCTACTCTAACATCCGGGAGATATAAAGAAGTTCTAGATGATATTGATAAAGATGATGATTCAGATGAAATTCATTTTTATGCTTTGGGAAAAGGGAAACGATTTAGTGAGTTTCATCTTTTGCATAGCAATGGAAATCGCACCTCTTTAGTTTCATTTTTTGGTGATTTCCATATTGATGAACTTAAAACACTGTCGAAATATAAGTTCGATTAA
- a CDS encoding PspC domain-containing protein: MKKTFTINISGSIFHIDEDAYDKLQTYLRSINAHYGSSEEGREIIADIESRIAEIFNEKLSSKDQVVTELMIDEVITIMGQPEEIFEVDSEEVEDDYKKQNVYKRRRLFRDPDHRVFGGVASGLSAYFGIDVVVIRLIFVLLFIFGYGSSFLLYIILWIVVPKATTTAQKLEMKGERVNISNIEKSIKDEYEEVKKNFDNMREKRGPQVRDGFDKGVDFAGSALRLVLKVILIILGLGLIIAGIVSLLTFLGSLIFTTSVVGPFANMHFSGMMMPEMLFTGMGIKLFSLGLTLVIGIPLLLLIFVGIKLLVKFKTNNKAIGLTALALWLGGIVLLISVSLTQVKSYIGSGTTYANTEILDNFDGNTLYLRSEKNIDFNWQDENFDFDGVKIIVKDDEKLVVGEPTLDVEKSNSGNFELIMKKKSRGRNHQNAIDNAEEIKYTWKQVDSLLIFDQYFTLPEGDKWRNQKLMITLKVPEGKAVYLDKSVNTIIHDIENTSNTWDGDMIGKRWVMKKEGLTLSRN, encoded by the coding sequence ATGAAAAAGACATTCACAATAAACATAAGTGGTAGCATCTTTCACATTGACGAGGATGCATACGATAAACTCCAAACTTACCTGAGAAGCATTAATGCTCATTATGGTTCGAGTGAAGAGGGACGCGAGATCATCGCAGATATTGAATCCCGAATCGCTGAAATTTTTAACGAGAAATTGAGCTCGAAGGATCAGGTTGTAACCGAATTAATGATTGATGAAGTTATTACAATTATGGGGCAGCCCGAAGAAATTTTCGAGGTTGATAGCGAAGAGGTTGAGGACGATTATAAGAAACAAAACGTTTATAAGCGCCGAAGATTATTTCGTGATCCTGATCATCGTGTGTTTGGTGGGGTTGCAAGTGGACTCTCAGCCTATTTTGGTATCGATGTGGTCGTCATTCGTTTAATTTTTGTTCTGTTATTCATTTTTGGTTACGGATCTTCTTTCCTTCTTTATATCATCTTGTGGATTGTAGTCCCTAAGGCTACAACCACAGCTCAAAAACTTGAAATGAAGGGGGAACGGGTAAATATATCCAATATCGAGAAATCGATAAAAGACGAATATGAAGAAGTGAAAAAAAACTTCGATAATATGCGTGAAAAAAGAGGGCCTCAAGTTAGAGATGGTTTCGATAAAGGGGTCGACTTTGCTGGTTCTGCTTTACGTCTTGTCTTGAAAGTTATACTCATAATTTTAGGCTTGGGGTTAATTATTGCAGGTATTGTTTCTCTGCTAACCTTTTTAGGTTCTCTTATTTTCACAACCAGTGTAGTTGGGCCATTTGCAAACATGCACTTTTCTGGAATGATGATGCCGGAAATGTTATTTACAGGTATGGGAATTAAATTGTTCTCTTTGGGCTTGACGCTTGTTATTGGGATTCCTTTATTACTATTAATCTTTGTTGGTATTAAGTTGCTTGTGAAATTTAAAACCAATAATAAAGCGATTGGTCTTACAGCTTTGGCACTTTGGTTGGGAGGTATTGTCCTTCTGATTTCGGTCAGTTTAACTCAGGTGAAATCATATATAGGTAGTGGGACGACTTATGCCAATACCGAAATTCTTGACAATTTCGATGGGAATACGCTTTACCTAAGATCGGAGAAGAATATTGATTTTAATTGGCAGGATGAGAATTTCGATTTTGATGGGGTAAAGATCATTGTAAAGGATGATGAGAAATTGGTTGTTGGCGAACCGACTCTTGACGTAGAAAAGAGTAATTCCGGAAATTTTGAACTGATTATGAAAAAGAAATCCAGAGGAAGAAATCACCAAAATGCCATCGATAATGCTGAAGAAATCAAGTATACCTGGAAACAAGTTGATTCGTTATTAATATTTGATCAGTATTTTACTTTGCCCGAAGGCGATAAATGGCGCAATCAGAAACTGATGATTACCCTTAAAGTACCTGAAGGGAAAGCAGTTTATTTAGATAAAAGCGTTAACACTATTATTCATGATATTGAAAATACAAGTAACACCTGGGATGGTGATATGATAGGGAAAAGATGGGTGATGAAAAAAGAAGGATTGACCTTATCTCGCAATTAA